One Trichormus variabilis 0441 genomic window, ATGCACGAAAATTCAAGGGACATCTGGGTGTCAGCACTATTCGACCCCAGGATCACACCCATCTTGAATATGTGGTCATTCTCAGGTTCGATTGCTACGACAATCTCAAAACCTGGCTAGAATCTGATATTCGGCGAGAGTGGATTGAGCGATTGCAGCCCTTGATTGAAAAGCCTGAAACAGTTCAAACACTAACCGGATTGGAAACCTGGTTTACTCTTTCAGACAGGCCGATGAAGTCTCCACCACCCCGCTACAAAATGATGTTAGTAACGTGGTTGGCAGTGTTCTTAACTCTCCCTATGCTCAATCGTTTGCTAGCACCGTTGTTGTCTGGCTTGCCTGTATTGCTCAATCAATTGATTAGTACAGGAATCGGTGTCGCCCTACTCACCTACGTGATCATGCCGCGCCTAACACAATTATTTCGCAAATGGCTGTATCCTACTCCATAAAACTAGATCCTTCGAGAAGTTTACATCTTCAAAATCGATGTAAACTCAACCAGACTACCTAATCACCAGGTTGATTGAATACATCTAAAATATGGCGGCAAACTTGTTTAAGCTGATTACCAACTTGAGGCGAAGGTACAGACTCACCAACAAAAGACCAGTTTTCCACGGTAGACAGTCGCCATACTTCACCCCGATGGTCAAATCCGGCTGCCTCCAAACCGATCGCCCGGCGTAATTTTGTGATCGGGTCTTGGTAAAATCGGATCTGGATTAAAACACTACGACTACGCCAAGATTTGCTAACCCCAGGAAAATGAAAACCAATATCAATAGAATCTGGATCAACTAACTCTCTAGTTTCCGGATCATTCTTCCAAGGTTTTAAATCTGATTTGGCATCAGGAAACTCAAACTTAAATAAATTGACTACTGTGGCAATCTTGCTGGCGAGTTCAAGGTTGATTGCTTGTTCAGCTGCGTTCACTAAAAAACACTCCTTTATTTTGTCAGTCTAGGGGGAATGTGACAACAAAAAATCGCCAGAAGGCTTATCATATTGGTGTTTTAGCTTATCAATACCTTGGAGATTTCGCAACTCCATATCATGCTTTCCTCATAATGAGGGTGAGGTAAATTGAGTAATGAGTATTTGATTTACAGTTCGGACAGTATACTAAATTATCTTGGGTAATTATACTCAAAAAAAGCTGTTACTGCATCCTTTGGAGAAAATACCAAGTGAGCAAATTAAAAATTTTCGACAAAATCATTTATTACTAAGAACGATAACCTACCTTTGCGATCTAAAATTACACTGTGAATCGGCAAAAGGAAACCAACCAATTTCAGTGTATGGCGCGTCAACGCTCAATTATTTCATTACTTCTGGTATTATTAGCAACTTTCCTGATTAGTTGTGGTAGTCCCACCACCGCAGTTGTACCCCCAACCTACACAGCTGCACAACTTGAGAAAATTCAAGGATACGCGCCTGATATTCAGGCCGTACGCGATCGCGCGGACGAACTAAAAAACCTCATCCAGAAAAAAGAATGGATCAAAGTAGGTAATTTTATTCACGGCCCCATTACGGAAGCCAGATTAAACATGACCTACATCACACCTAACCTGCTACCCAAAGACCAACCCACAGCAAGGCAAATCACCAAAGATTTGCTCAACCACCTAGTCAAAATCGATCAGGCCGCTAGTGTTGGTAATTCTCCCCTGGCTCTAAATAACTATCAAGCTGCTGTTGCAGATATTGATAAGTTTGTTCAACTCCTACCTGACACCAGTAGTCAGTCAGAAGA contains:
- the psbQ gene encoding photosystem II protein PsbQ; the protein is MARQRSIISLLLVLLATFLISCGSPTTAVVPPTYTAAQLEKIQGYAPDIQAVRDRADELKNLIQKKEWIKVGNFIHGPITEARLNMTYITPNLLPKDQPTARQITKDLLNHLVKIDQAASVGNSPLALNNYQAAVADIDKFVQLLPDTSSQSEEG
- a CDS encoding antibiotic biosynthesis monooxygenase, whose protein sequence is MLNPMFDEPLASNTSEESYPVTAVISHVVKSGREQGYEAWFHGIAADARKFKGHLGVSTIRPQDHTHLEYVVILRFDCYDNLKTWLESDIRREWIERLQPLIEKPETVQTLTGLETWFTLSDRPMKSPPPRYKMMLVTWLAVFLTLPMLNRLLAPLLSGLPVLLNQLISTGIGVALLTYVIMPRLTQLFRKWLYPTP